In Hyphomicrobium denitrificans 1NES1, one DNA window encodes the following:
- a CDS encoding malate--CoA ligase subunit beta — MDIHEYQAKELLAKFGVPIARGGLAYSPEQATYRASELGGTVVVKAQIHSGARGKAGGVKVCKTEKEIEDAAEFMLGRKLVTHQTGSAGKLVSRLYIEEATNIDREIYLGFVMDRASERIVVVASAAGGMDIEEISASQPDTIIRVAVDPAVGMQQFQARELAFGLGVDPEIVNKLVPAIMGCYRAFRDLDAMMVEINPLVITKEKQVLALDAKMSFDDNALFRRPHIAELRDKSQEDPRETYASDRGLSYVGLDGDIGCIVNGAGLAMATLDMIKLAGGEPANFLDIGGGASPERVTKSFKAVLRDKNVKAILVNVFAGINRCDWVAKGVVDAVKELDIKMPIVVRLAGTNVEEGRKIIDNSGLTVISADTLADAAKQAVEAAKKA, encoded by the coding sequence ATGGACATTCATGAATATCAGGCCAAGGAGCTTCTTGCGAAGTTCGGCGTGCCGATCGCCCGCGGCGGACTTGCTTACAGCCCTGAGCAGGCCACGTATCGCGCCAGCGAGCTTGGCGGCACCGTCGTCGTCAAGGCACAGATCCACTCTGGCGCCCGCGGCAAAGCCGGCGGCGTCAAGGTCTGCAAGACGGAAAAGGAAATCGAGGATGCCGCCGAGTTCATGCTCGGCCGCAAGCTCGTTACGCATCAGACGGGATCGGCCGGCAAGTTGGTCTCCCGCCTCTACATCGAGGAGGCGACGAACATCGATCGCGAAATCTATCTCGGTTTCGTGATGGACCGCGCCTCCGAGCGCATTGTCGTTGTCGCGTCCGCAGCGGGCGGCATGGACATCGAGGAAATCTCGGCGTCCCAGCCGGACACGATCATTCGCGTCGCCGTCGACCCTGCGGTCGGCATGCAGCAGTTCCAGGCGCGCGAGCTGGCTTTCGGTCTCGGAGTCGATCCCGAGATCGTCAACAAGCTCGTACCCGCGATCATGGGTTGCTATCGCGCCTTCCGCGATCTCGATGCGATGATGGTCGAAATCAATCCGCTCGTCATCACCAAGGAAAAGCAGGTCCTGGCGCTCGACGCCAAGATGTCGTTCGACGACAACGCGCTTTTCCGCCGCCCGCACATCGCCGAGCTTCGCGACAAGAGCCAGGAAGATCCGCGCGAAACCTATGCTTCGGACCGCGGCCTTTCCTACGTTGGTCTCGACGGCGACATCGGCTGCATCGTCAACGGTGCCGGCCTCGCGATGGCGACGCTCGACATGATCAAGCTTGCCGGTGGCGAGCCCGCAAACTTCCTCGATATCGGCGGCGGCGCTTCTCCCGAGCGCGTCACGAAATCGTTCAAGGCAGTTCTGCGCGACAAGAACGTCAAAGCCATCCTGGTCAACGTCTTCGCCGGTATCAACCGTTGCGACTGGGTTGCCAAGGGTGTCGTCGATGCCGTGAAGGAACTCGACATCAAGATGCCGATCGTCGTCCGCCTTGCAGGCACCAACGTCGAGGAAGGCCGCAAGATCATCGACAACAGCGGCCTGACTGTCATCAGCGCGGATACCCTCGCCGATGCAGCGAAGCAGGCGGTCGAAGCGGCTAAAAAGGCCTAA
- a CDS encoding HpcH/HpaI aldolase/citrate lyase family protein yields MSYTLYPNRKQRLQRSYLAVPGSNPSMIDRAIKSAADYVFLDCEDAVAPPEKEQARKNIIQALNDLDWKGAGKSVSVRINGLDTHYMYRDVVDIVEQAGAKLDTILIPKVGVPADIYTVECIVSQIEVAKGLPHQIGTEALIETPLGMANVEAIASANSRLESMHFGVADYSAFNKARTVVIGGLNPDYPGDQWHFPLSRMTVACRAFGLRPIDGPFGGIDDPEGYKAAARRGAALGMEGKWAIHPSQIDLANEIFSPTAKEIERAERILVALKEAEAQGKGAASLDGKMIDAASEKMAKNLLVTAAAIKAGEAARAASK; encoded by the coding sequence ATGAGCTATACCCTCTACCCGAACCGCAAGCAGCGTCTGCAGCGCTCCTACCTCGCCGTGCCGGGCTCAAATCCGAGCATGATCGATCGCGCCATCAAGAGCGCGGCGGACTATGTCTTCCTCGATTGCGAAGATGCTGTCGCGCCGCCGGAGAAAGAGCAGGCCCGCAAGAACATCATCCAGGCGCTGAACGATCTTGACTGGAAGGGCGCAGGCAAAAGCGTCTCGGTTCGCATCAACGGCCTCGATACCCACTACATGTATCGCGACGTCGTCGACATCGTCGAACAGGCAGGCGCGAAGCTCGACACGATCCTCATTCCAAAGGTCGGCGTTCCGGCCGACATCTACACGGTTGAGTGCATCGTCAGCCAGATCGAAGTCGCCAAAGGCCTTCCGCACCAGATCGGCACCGAAGCCCTGATTGAAACGCCGCTTGGCATGGCCAACGTGGAAGCCATCGCATCGGCCAACAGCCGTCTGGAATCGATGCACTTCGGCGTCGCCGACTATTCCGCCTTCAACAAGGCCCGCACCGTCGTTATCGGCGGTCTGAATCCCGATTATCCGGGCGATCAGTGGCACTTCCCGCTGTCGCGCATGACCGTTGCCTGCCGTGCTTTCGGCCTTCGTCCGATCGACGGGCCGTTCGGCGGCATCGACGATCCGGAAGGCTACAAGGCCGCCGCGCGCCGTGGCGCTGCTCTTGGCATGGAAGGCAAGTGGGCCATCCACCCGTCGCAGATCGACCTCGCCAACGAGATCTTCTCTCCGACGGCTAAGGAAATCGAACGCGCAGAGCGCATTCTTGTCGCTCTCAAGGAAGCTGAAGCGCAGGGCAAGGGCGCGGCATCGCTCGATGGCAAGATGATCGACGCTGCATCTGAGAAGATGGCCAAGAACCTTCTGGTCACTGCGGCCGCCATCAAGGCTGGCGAAGCAGCCCGCGCGGCGAGCAAATAA
- the sucD gene encoding succinate--CoA ligase subunit alpha produces MAIFINEKTPILIQGFTGRIGTFHAQEMIDYGSNVVGGVTPGKGGTSHLGRPVFNTVKGAVDETGAEASIVFVPPPFAADAIMEAADAGIKYCVCITDGIPAQDMIRVKRYMRRYKKEARMILTGPNCAGTISPGKAMLGIMPGHIYLPGRVGIVGRSGTLGYEAAAQLKALGIGVSTSVGIGGDPINGSSHRDVLEHFENDPETDAVLMIGEIGGPQEAEAGLFAKEHMKKPVIAYIAGLSAPKGRRMGHAGAIVSAFGESAAEKVEILKGCGVTIAPTPSEMGSTVAQVLGRQKKVA; encoded by the coding sequence ATGGCAATCTTTATCAATGAAAAGACGCCGATCCTGATCCAGGGTTTCACCGGTCGCATCGGCACCTTCCACGCCCAGGAAATGATCGACTACGGCTCGAACGTCGTCGGTGGTGTGACGCCCGGCAAAGGCGGTACATCGCATCTCGGCCGTCCGGTCTTTAACACGGTCAAGGGCGCTGTCGACGAGACGGGCGCGGAAGCTTCGATCGTCTTTGTCCCGCCGCCATTCGCGGCTGACGCGATCATGGAAGCCGCCGACGCCGGTATCAAATACTGCGTCTGCATCACGGACGGCATTCCTGCCCAGGATATGATCCGCGTGAAGCGCTACATGCGCCGCTACAAGAAAGAGGCGCGCATGATCCTGACCGGCCCGAACTGCGCCGGCACGATCTCTCCGGGCAAGGCGATGCTCGGCATCATGCCGGGACACATCTACCTTCCGGGCCGCGTCGGCATCGTCGGCCGTTCGGGTACTCTCGGCTATGAAGCGGCCGCGCAGCTCAAAGCGCTGGGTATCGGCGTCTCGACGTCGGTCGGCATCGGCGGCGACCCGATCAACGGCTCGTCTCACCGCGACGTTCTCGAGCACTTCGAGAACGATCCCGAGACGGATGCCGTGCTGATGATCGGCGAAATCGGCGGTCCCCAGGAAGCCGAAGCTGGACTCTTCGCCAAAGAGCACATGAAGAAGCCGGTTATCGCCTACATCGCCGGTCTTTCGGCGCCGAAGGGCCGCCGCATGGGCCACGCTGGTGCTATCGTTTCGGCGTTCGGAGAATCGGCTGCGGAAAAGGTCGAGATCCTTAAGGGTTGTGGCGTCACGATTGCGCCTACGCCGTCGGAAATGGGATCGACCGTCGCCCAGGTTCTCGGACGCCAGAAAAAAGTCGCCTGA